The Maniola hyperantus chromosome 21, iAphHyp1.2, whole genome shotgun sequence sequence GGGGTCCGACTCCGCGGCTCGGATGAACGTCAATAGTCCGACTATGCCAAATTGGTTAGGAATCATTGTCTCTGGTATATTCGACACATTGCCTGTGGAATTTCAACCAAATTAAGAACTGtaaatctatacatataaaaggaaaaggtgactgactggacacatcaggctgaaatttgtaaaaatgtagatagctattaacAGCTATAAATTCGTAGatatccgataagaaaggattttcgaaaattcaacccttgaggggataatataggggtttgaaatttgtgtagtccgcgtgTGGTGGGTGTGataggtcgcgagcataagcttgtcaaAATATATAGATGTTGGGCTACATTTGAAATATTgtgtacatttattttatttttaaaaaatcaaatttttaaatcGGTTTATTAGTTTTGAACTATTAGCGATTTACAGACAAAAAACCTTTTTTCAATGATATCCATAATCCAAAGgaaaacattattaaaattggattatttgacttttttataatttatagagtagcgcttggctgcaatcagacctgctggcaagtggtgatgcagcctaagatggagcgcgcttgcctagaagatgcctattcactcttgacttgaagatacatatattttgtagtaaattgaataatatattttttcagtaTATTAATAACTCTATGAcattatttaacttttattattatacaagcAGGAATGCATAGATAAAGGTGGATCAAGCGCTCCTAGTACCTACTCGACTGACGAGCGAGAGCAAGAGGTCGGCCACCATTAGTGTCCCACCTTTCgcaataggtattaggtacttagatCCATCTTTATCATTCATTCAtggttacaaaaaatataatacaaacaTTTCTAGCCTAATGAAAAATACACACCATAGTATTCCACATGAGCTCCTTGACTGATAACTTTTGGGACAGAAAaatgacatatttttattgcattctAACACCACTACAGAGACACACACaccaaatattattatatcataatattaaaagAAGCATTAgtacataacataataattacttttgtaatcaaaaaatatataattaatttttttttttttttttattattgggtGTATAAATGCTAGGAATTGTTTGTTATGTTGGCTTCAAATACAATATTTGGCATATAAAGTAAGTTTTTGtacaagaacaaaaaaaaatcaaaatttgaattatttaaCCATTTGTTATAGCGTTTTTCTTATGTGCTTAACattatagaaaataatataaaagataaTTTGCTGTACATATTTTATGTTTCTATCTGTAAATGTCATACTTATAATATGGTAGATAAAGAAACATCTTTTAATGCAAAACAGGTTCTTAAATGTTGAACTTAAAGCAGGCGATACTTTGCAACTGCACCATACAGGTTAGtctgttttagcggattatagcaaatcaCGCTTCATTGTTAGCTtcgtaaataaatatattgacTGTAATTTGACATTTTCTGTAAGGACAAAATGCCACGGCTAAAGATACTTTTCAGTATTTGagggtaaaataaataaaaacaatattttacaaGAACAAGTGAAATGACAGATTTTTTAACAGGAATACGAGAAAGATGTTAAAATAGCTTTCACAAACTAACACCACTGGTTACTACACTCACCATCAGACAATGTTTGTTTGCAATTCACACAGGTTTGTCAGGCACGTACGATCTTACCAACATACTTAGTATACTCTACATCAGACGAAGACTCCGCGAGCACATTGAAATGTGTATATAGACCCTCAACATCAGGCGAAGTCTGTATGCCCGTGCGCATTTGTCGGGCTCGTGCAATCCTACCAACATACTTAGTATACTCACAGCTCACCATCAGGCGAAGTCTATGCGAAGTCACGGCGTGGGGAAGTCCCCTGAGGTCATTGTGGTGTGTATAACAGACACTCACCATCAGGCGAAGTCTGTATGCCCTTGCGCACGGGTTTGTCGGGCGCGTGCGTGTACTCGGCGGGTTTGTCGGGCACATGCGTGCCCGCAGAGGTGCCCGGTAGTGCAGGGAAGTCTTCTGAAGACATTGTGAACTCTGACTGTTCTGACGTTGGCTGCTTCACCATACCCACTGGAAACACGAAAAATTTTAAAGATCAACATCATTTCTGTagagtatttttaaaaagttatattGATTAATCAGAATTAGTACATTATTAGTGTTGCCAGTGAGAACAGTAAAGTTACTTATACAATAAATTAGATACCTAGACTAACTAAATCTattactaaatatattttaggGAGTAAAAAAGGTAACTACCTACTAGTAAAGATAAGTACTAGTTTTAAAACCATCAGCTGGTGATCAAAATGGCATGAAAGAAGTgaaatttctttatattttgcACATCCCTGAATCGCCTTACCCAACCAAGTGAGCCTGTTCTTTGGTTTTGAACAAAGATAGATTCGCCACACTGAACTGTACACAATAGATATCGCGCGTCTCGTACCGTAAGGTTTAGAGCCTGGGGGTGGAGGCGCGGCCGCCGGAGCCTGGTCGCCGGCTCCGCGCGCCGTGAGGGAGGGGAACTCGCTGAGGTCCAGCAGCGGCGGCGTCGACGTGTCTCCGCCCTCGCCAAACACAGAATGATAGTTGTTCGCGTTGAACCGAGACAGATTCGCCATACTCGCCTGCAAGAGACAACACAATGATTTATCAATCTGTACTGCATCTACCTTACACTCGCTTCCCACCACCACCTCAGCTTCACACGagcaaaatttttgaaaataagcaAGGGtggaatttacaaaaaatagtgAAATACgcatttcattatttttgttgACTTAAAATGATAATACTTTCATTCAAACTTTCATCCACCAATTAATTTTCttagggtggaattttcaaacatcctttcatAGCGAGTCCTTACATCATAAAAGCAACCTACTGTCAAAGTTTCTTGCTGCTTGCTTGCTGTttaggacaagtctttttatatgtattggTAACTAGACGATGTCCGTGAGttcatccacatggatttaaGTTATGTATGAATTTTATATGTAAGTATGAATACAAGCTACTTAGCTTGTATTCATAcccaggatgcaagttatctttgtAACGAATAGATTATGCCCGTaacttcatccacatggatttaaGTATTTGAAAATCAGCAGGactaaaagtagtctatgtccattGTACATCCCTAGGATCCCCAGGATGTAATCTAATTCTATACCAAATCTTATCAAAATCGGGTGAATGGACGGGCCGTAAAAAGCTTGCAggcagacacacacacacacaaacatttataatattagtatgtatttgCATAACTACCCTCATTAATGGGTCTCACCATAGAGTTAGAGTTGGCTTGTGACAGGGGCGTGGGCATGGGGACGCGGCGGTCCGCGAAGGCGCGCTGGCCAAACAGCGTGGAGCGCGACGCCATGGAGGGCGGCGCGCCGCCGGGCATGGCCGTGGCGCGCCCGGGCGACAGCGCGCCGCCGAACGTGGGCGTCACATGCCCCGACACGCCGCCCACCAGCGCCGACCCGACCCGCCCGCCTACCCCGCCGCTTGCTAGGCTTCTAGGAGCTTGTTGAAAATTCAAGTTTGCCATAACCTGCAATATATCCATCTTATAGGGATGATATTTGGTCAGCCCTAGCAGATTATGGTCTAAGCTGCAAATAACACCAGCCTCAGTTATTTATGAGTGCTTAGGTCTacaaagtgtggtgtaaaatttAGTTTTCATTAAGTAAatctataaatacatattattataaatagtcACCACCTGCAATCTATCTTTGTATATCATTTCCTATTCCTAAGATTAGCTGGTAGAGCTCGCTAAGGAATAAGGGCACCTTTTGTATCGTACTTTTTTATTCTGCTATTTCTATTTAATGGAAGAATAAAGtgtccaataataataataaataattactttctTTACATGACAAAAAACCAACCAATAAGTCAGATTTCTGCACAGAAGGACTATGCAACTataatgttatatttatttGGTTATTATTTGACTGcctcaaaaataaattagtagtctatactaacattataaagaggtaatggtcgttaagtttgtttgtagggggtaatctctggaactactgaactgattttgaaaattctttcaccaatagaaagctacattattcctgagtgacataggctatatcaTATAGCcgtggggatcagctagtcacaTATAAACTTGACAAAGagcataagtattattattaaatagttaAGTTGTAGATGATGATAGCAATACTAACATTTCATACTGGAACTTGTAACTTTGATACTTCCGAGGTGTCATAAACATGCTAAATCTTTATTCTCATCTATTGAAATGAAAAAGTGTATGAATTGAGTATAATTAACTTCAAATGAGGCAAGGAATAGATTTGAAATCCAATAagattaaacaaaatattaaagtttATACAAAGATGAACACTAGTTTATACTTAACCAACCTCAAATTAGTATTGATATTGAGgatttattatagttataagATAAGTTATCTGAATATTACAAATTATACAAATTGATCATCAAAGAATCTGATGTTTTTGAATGAAAACAGCTGCATACCAAATTGGCTTGCTTACAGGTCATAGGGATACTTATTAATACACATTTTAGTAAACTTCTATCCTGGATAATAAAATGATAACGATAGtcaataataacaaataacgtatacatattatatcaagATATTTATTCGTCTGTCAAATAATGGCGACTGAGACGTTCCAATTTCAGTTCTTCagcagataaaatataatatttacctaaTATGTTTAAGTCAGTCCCTGGTGCACTAATTCAGTAAACTTATGAGTTATGGTTGGTTCATAATCAAGTCTCTTCCAagagaataaaataaatccacTCGACGAAGCAAACAAAAGTTTGTTGACTGTTCAATTTGTAAGGCAATTTTTCAGCATTCAGAATTTTATTCACTGACAGTATTTCTATTACAGCTTTTCCATGAAGCACTGCTATAAAACTCTTAAAACTTTATGCATCTTTACGtggctaaaataaattataacaatTTCACTCAGATTTGTCGAACGCCACATTACCCTAAACAACTGGCAGCCATATTGTTAAATGCGGAAACAAGAAATGTATAAATCGCTCACACTACCCCCTTTTATTACATGCATGCACATTAAATTAGCTTTCACGtgaaatattttcataaaataatatttttaactaagaaattttatcaaattgtttcaattttgagaaattataaattttactgATATTAAGGAACTAGTTTGACTGTTTCAACTATAAACTCTTTGGTTTCAAGGGAATCACGATAACAGTGTTaccatattattaataatattcaaattcgGGAAAAAATGGGAATGaaattgtataattttaattaaattttaaaacaatattctACGTTGCTATAAACTATGGGACGGATCAgcccgaaatttggcatgcagattgcagatagctattatgacgcagaaatctggtaaggatttttgaaaattcaatatttcAATAACTAATTCAATTCAGTAACactagggtttgaaatttgtgttgtacGCACGgctgaagtcacgggcatacgCTAGTATTAGATAGATTACATCTATGCACTGAAGAATCAATACTCTCACTTAACAATCATCTAACTTACACCACGAATTACACCTATACAGTTTGTCTATGATTTTAATGTAGGAactgagattttttttaagGCAACACCAATGATCATATGATTGTTCAATGAAAAAGCACGTCTGATAGGCGTCGACATACTTTTTCTAGCCAGTATTTTAATTTCTGGCTCAATATCGGCCGTTTTACTTGTTAGTGGTGTTATAAAATAACCATCAGCCATGGCGCTCAGCGACGCAGATGTTCAGAAACAGGTATACAATCCAATATAATGATTTGTAAACCATTAAATTCATGTCATGTCGTTCACACTTCAGACATTGGTTTTGTCAAAATGATTGATCCGGGAGCTTGCCGTGTTGCGATGAAGCTTTACCtccaaaaatacttaaaatgaGGTTAAATAAACGTAATATTACTATGAACTTCTATCTAATAGTTTCATCCTTTGCTAGATCAAGCATATGATGGCCTTCATCGAACAAGAAGCAAATGAAAAGGCTGAAGAAATCGATGCTAAGGCAGAGGAGGAGTTCAACATTGAGAAGGGTCGTCTGGTGCAACAGCAGCGACTCAAGATCATGGAGTACTatgaaaaaaaggaaaaacaagTTGAACTCCAGAAAAAGATGTATGTTCAACTGCACTTCTTTAATACTTGATAATATCTTATATAGACAGCCTATATCTAAAGTCTGTAAAGATTTAAGTAATCTTTTTCTAaagaatttgatattaattagCTTTCGTGCCCAGTTTTTACATTTGTATTAATGAACTTGGTACATAAGGAATATAAAATTCACCAATCTCTCATTTCAATTTGAttacttttttttcattcattttttcttcttctgggCCTGTTTCTGCTCTTAGACAATTGTCTGTCCATGTGAGACTTCTAGAAATATATCTACAATTACAAAGTATTAGTTAGTAATTTTACATTGCTTTTCTTTTTCCATGTTTTtacactttttattattttctatttttatttaaatacataaaacttAATTCATCAATAAAATTACTCATTtgatgtgaaataataaatgaaacttcatatttaaatgaatgaaaaaaaatacttttcacaAATAGTTATTAAGTCCAATAAATTTCATCTCTCTGTCAAATTTTTAACCTAAA is a genomic window containing:
- the Rga gene encoding CCR4-NOT transcription complex subunit 2 isoform X3, with product MANLNFQQAPRSLASGGVGGRVGSALVGGVSGHVTPTFGGALSPGRATAMPGGAPPSMASRSTLFGQRAFADRRVPMPTPLSQANSNSMASMANLSRFNANNYHSVFGEGGDTSTPPLLDLSEFPSLTARGAGDQAPAAAPPPPGSKPYVGMVKQPTSEQSEFTMSSEDFPALPGTSAGTHVPDKPAEYTHAPDKPVRKGIQTSPDGEFISQGAHVEYYGNVSNIPETMIPNQFGIVGLLTFIRAAESDPSLVSLALGQDLTALGLNLNSPDNLYLTFAGPWADTPCRPQDMDYHVPPEYLINGSIREKLAPLRLGRYKEDLLFYLFYCFVGDVLQIAAAAELYNREWRYHMEEKVWISQAPGMPMVEKTSTYERGTYYFFDAHNWRKVAKEFHLDYSKLEGRPQLPPHVLT
- the Rga gene encoding CCR4-NOT transcription complex subunit 2 isoform X2, whose translation is MDILQVMANLNFQQAPRSLASGGVGGRVGSALVGGVSGHVTPTFGGALSPGRATAMPGGAPPSMASRSTLFGQRAFADRRVPMPTPLSQANSNSMASMANLSRFNANNYHSVFGEGGDTSTPPLLDLSEFPSLTARGAGDQAPAAAPPPPGSKPYVGMVKQPTSEQSEFTMSSEDFPALPGTSAGTHVPDKPAEYTHAPDKPVRKGIQTSPDVISQGAHVEYYGNVSNIPETMIPNQFGIVGLLTFIRAAESDPSLVSLALGQDLTALGLNLNSPDNLYLTFAGPWADTPCRPQDMDYHVPPEYLINGSIREKLAPLRLGRYKEDLLFYLFYCFVGDVLQIAAAAELYNREWRYHMEEKVWISQAPGMPMVEKTSTYERGTYYFFDAHNWRKVAKEFHLDYSKLEGRPQLPPHVLT
- the Rga gene encoding CCR4-NOT transcription complex subunit 2 isoform X6, which encodes MDILQVMANLNFQQAPRSLASGGVGGRVGSALVGGVSGHVTPTFGGALSPGRATAMPGGAPPSMASRSTLFGQRAFADRRVPMPTPLSQANSNSMASMANLSRFNANNYHSVFGEGGDTSTPPLLDLSEFPSLTARGAGDQAPAAAPPPPGSKPYGNVSNIPETMIPNQFGIVGLLTFIRAAESDPSLVSLALGQDLTALGLNLNSPDNLYLTFAGPWADTPCRPQDMDYHVPPEYLINGSIREKLAPLRLGRYKEDLLFYLFYCFVGDVLQIAAAAELYNREWRYHMEEKVWISQAPGMPMVEKTSTYERGTYYFFDAHNWRKVAKEFHLDYSKLEGRPQLPPHVLT
- the Rga gene encoding CCR4-NOT transcription complex subunit 2 isoform X4, which gives rise to MDILQVMANLNFQQAPRSLASGGVGGRVGSALVGGVSGHVTPTFGGALSPGRATAMPGGAPPSMASRSTLFGQRAFADRRVPMPTPLSQANSNSMASMANLSRFNANNYHSVFGEGGDTSTPPLLDLSEFPSLTARGAGDQAPAAAPPPPGSKPYVGMVKQPTSEQSEFTMSSEDFPALPGTSAGTHVPDKPAEYTHAPDKPVRKGIQTSPDGECNVSNIPETMIPNQFGIVGLLTFIRAAESDPSLVSLALGQDLTALGLNLNSPDNLYLTFAGPWADTPCRPQDMDYHVPPEYLINGSIREKLAPLRLGRYKEDLLFYLFYCFVGDVLQIAAAAELYNREWRYHMEEKVWISQAPGMPMVEKTSTYERGTYYFFDAHNWRKVAKEFHLDYSKLEGRPQLPPHVLT
- the Rga gene encoding CCR4-NOT transcription complex subunit 2 isoform X1 → MDILQVMANLNFQQAPRSLASGGVGGRVGSALVGGVSGHVTPTFGGALSPGRATAMPGGAPPSMASRSTLFGQRAFADRRVPMPTPLSQANSNSMASMANLSRFNANNYHSVFGEGGDTSTPPLLDLSEFPSLTARGAGDQAPAAAPPPPGSKPYVGMVKQPTSEQSEFTMSSEDFPALPGTSAGTHVPDKPAEYTHAPDKPVRKGIQTSPDGEFISQGAHVEYYGNVSNIPETMIPNQFGIVGLLTFIRAAESDPSLVSLALGQDLTALGLNLNSPDNLYLTFAGPWADTPCRPQDMDYHVPPEYLINGSIREKLAPLRLGRYKEDLLFYLFYCFVGDVLQIAAAAELYNREWRYHMEEKVWISQAPGMPMVEKTSTYERGTYYFFDAHNWRKVAKEFHLDYSKLEGRPQLPPHVLT
- the Rga gene encoding CCR4-NOT transcription complex subunit 2 isoform X5; protein product: MDILQVMANLNFQQAPRSLASGGVGGRVGSALVGGVSGHVTPTFGGALSPGRATAMPGGAPPSMASRSTLFGQRAFADRRVPMPTPLSQANSNSMASMANLSRFNANNYHSVFGEGGDTSTPPLLDLSEFPSLTARGAGDQAPAAAPPPPGSKPYVGMVKQPTSEQSEFTMSSEDFPALPGTSAGTHVPDKPAEYTHAPDKPVRKGIQTSPDGNVSNIPETMIPNQFGIVGLLTFIRAAESDPSLVSLALGQDLTALGLNLNSPDNLYLTFAGPWADTPCRPQDMDYHVPPEYLINGSIREKLAPLRLGRYKEDLLFYLFYCFVGDVLQIAAAAELYNREWRYHMEEKVWISQAPGMPMVEKTSTYERGTYYFFDAHNWRKVAKEFHLDYSKLEGRPQLPPHVLT